One stretch of Tribolium castaneum strain GA2 chromosome 5, icTriCast1.1, whole genome shotgun sequence DNA includes these proteins:
- the LOC657027 gene encoding UPF0598 protein CG30010, with amino-acid sequence MRVSLSNTLRGKNVLFCAKRGFTASHQCKVSYVQGQEPEPKIREYFYYIDHQGMLFLDDSKMKNFTSCFKEKKFLRFFFNQLRLNNSGRYKEFPYLSICGKERNFIRCDDCPIVFTHVMLKDNEETRLAHNHAGDLLTFRFEPDKVVMIPETGRVYHPAPERAGGVGLIRSKLAIEFSKHFTFNNGEGNPPTHFTFGGTTYELDNNWYKGRIKQT; translated from the exons ATGAGAGTATCGTTAAGTAACACGTTAAGGGGCAAAAACGTCCTTTTTTGCGCAAAACGGGGCTTCACAGCAAGTCACCAATGCAAAGTGTCTTACGTCCAAGGCCAAGAGCCTGAGCCGAAAATAAGGGAGTATTTTTACTACATTGACCACCAGGGAATG CTGTTTCTAGACGATTCAAAAATGAAGAACTTTACGTCATGCTTTAAAGAGAagaaatttttgcgttttttcttCAATCAGCTGCGATTGAATAACAGTGGGAGGTACAAGGAGTTTCCGTATTTGTCGATTTGTGGAAAGGAACGCAATTTTATTAGATGTGACGACTGTCCAATTGTCTTCACTCATGTGATGTTGAAAGACAATGAGGAGACACGTTTGGCTCATAATCATGCTGGGGATTTACTCACATTTAGGTTTGAGCCGGATAAAGTTGTGATGATACCAGAGACGGGGAGGGTTTACCATCCAGCACCTGAACGCGCAGGGGGCGTTGGTTTGATTAGATCCAAACTGGCGATTGAATTTAGTAAACATTTTACGTTCAATAATGGCGAGGGCAACCCTCCAACTCATTTCACATTTGGGGGAACCACATACGAGCTAGATAATAATTGGTACAAGGGAAGAATCAAGCAAAcgtaa
- the peo gene encoding protein crossbronx homolog: MYSAVRSSKSDASDNFTRQGSIRKVISIEPKENLFGRQNEDLNKLYKNFHQEYVILAEYKMIQSENIQGVYVIPSRENPFIWFGVIFVRSGPYEDGVFRFNVVLDENFPDSEHPKVVFLSEMFHPVVHPDTNEVHLLKAFPTWNKADQHIWQVLKYIHWMFYNLSPTIAHSVNPEAADLFANNQEAFRNKVKEIVKTSQEKIYDEPPVEDKHYLVFEPYNPEVHEQAKSTMLAQNSEEGVKCGFSWVLPGSFKPLGRPPSPDSESES; this comes from the exons ATGTATAGCGCCGTTAGGTCGTCCAAG tCAGATGCTTCGGATAATTTTACACGACAGGGCTCAATCAGAAAAGTCATATCCATCGAACCCAAGGAGAATTTATTTGGGCGTCAAAATGAGGACCTcaataaattatacaaaaactttCACCAGGAATACGTCATTTTGGCCGAATA taaaatgatccAAAGCGAGAACATTCAAGGTGTGTACGTGATTCCGTCCAGGGAGAACCCGTTTA TTTGGTTTGGGGTTATTTTTGTCCGAAGTGGGCCTTACGAAGACGGCGTTTTTCGCTTTAATGTAGTCCTTGACGAGAATTTCCCCGATAGTGAACACCCT AAAGTGGTGTTTTTGTCCGAAATGTTCCATCCTGTTGTACACCCTGACACTAACGAAGTGCACCTTTTGAAGGCGTTCCCCACGTGGAACAAAGCAGACCAACATATCTGGCAAGTGTTGAAGTACATCCACTGGATGTTTTACAACTTGAGCCCCACTATAGCCCATAGTGTCAACCCGGAAGCTGCCGATTT ATTTGCCAACAACCAAGAGGCCTTTAGGAACAAAGTtaaagaaattgtaaaaacaaGCCAGGAGAAAATTTACGATGAGCCCCCAGTTGAAGACAAACACTACCTAGTTTTTGAGCCCTATAATCCAGAGGTGCATGAGCAGGCCAAAAGTACGATGCTTGCCCAGAACAGCGAGGAAGGGGTCAAGTGTGGGTTCTCTTGGGTGCTTCCAGGGAGCTTCAAACCGTTAGGGCGGCCCCCTTCTCCAGATTCAGAAAGCGAGTCATGA
- the Arglu1 gene encoding UPF0430 protein CG31712, with translation MGRSRSRSRSPRKHHKSKHHKRSKSRERSERRSTSHSKTYKNVEKVKEKSSKSRKRSNSVSSTSSSDASVDLRSEKHLRKKSRLRKMDEVERLAEMERQRRQREAEQRLIEEETAKRIEELVKKRVEEELEKRKDEIEKEVTKRVEEAKRIMEKQMMEDLERRREKQREEEKRREEEEQRKQEMVERILEENQRKIEEAQRKLAEERLAMVEEQRKMDEERQRLRKEQEKRVKEEQKKILGKNNSRPKLSFSLKPVL, from the exons ATGGGGCGATCGCGTTCGCGGAGTCGTTCCCCGCGAAAGCACCACAAAAGCAAGCACCACAAACGCAGCAAATCGCGGGAACGGTCGGAACGACGCTCCACATCGCACAGCAAGACTTacaaaaatgtggaaaaagTCAAAGAAAAAAGCTCAAAATCGAG GAAACGCTCCAATTCGGTGTCGTCCACTTCGAGCAGCGACGCTTCCGTGGACTTGAGGAGCGAGAAGCACTTGAGGAAGAAGAGCCGCTTGAGGAAGATGGACGAGGTGGAGCGGTTGGCGGAGATGGAGCGCCAGAGGCGGCAGCGGGAGGCCGAGCAACGGCTGATTGAGGAGGAGACGGCGAAGAGGATTGAGGAGTTGGTGAAGAAGCGGGTGGAGGAGGAGTTGGAGAAGAGGAAGGATGAGATTGAGAAGGAGGTGACGAAGCGGGTGGAGGAGGCCAAGAGGATCATGGAGAAGCAGATGATGGAGGACTTGGAGAGGCGAAGAGAGAAGCAGAGAGAAGAAGAGAAGCGCAGAGAG GAAGAAGAACAGCGAAAGCAAGAAATGGTCGAAAGGATCTTGGAAGAAAATCAGAGGAAGATTGAAGAAGCGCAACGAAAATTG GCTGAAGAAAGGTTAGCCATGGTCGAAGAACAGAGAAAAATGGACGAAGAGAGGCAACGGCTGCGGAAGGAACAGGAAAAAAGAGTGAAAGaggaacagaaaaaaattttgggcaaaaataattcaagacCGAAATTGTCCTTCTCGCTCAAGCCGGTTCTATAG